One part of the Vitis riparia cultivar Riparia Gloire de Montpellier isolate 1030 chromosome 6, EGFV_Vit.rip_1.0, whole genome shotgun sequence genome encodes these proteins:
- the LOC117916609 gene encoding LOW QUALITY PROTEIN: alpha-L-fucosidase 1 (The sequence of the model RefSeq protein was modified relative to this genomic sequence to represent the inferred CDS: inserted 1 base in 1 codon) has translation MMKNSHNPKTQNPKFATPTFILILLSLLSSTPLSSSSHRKPPPLPILPLPTSRQLSWQLGNMAMFLHFGPNTFTDSEWGSGHAHPSVFFPTRFNASQWIQVAKDSGFSRVILTAKHHDGFCLWPSNYTDYSVRSSPWRGGTGDVVAELAEAAREAGIGLGLYLSPWDRHEECYGKTLEYNEYYMGQMTELLTRYGVIKHVFLDGAKGAGEKDMEYFFDCWFSLIHQLQPEAVXFSDAGPDTRWIGDEAGVAGSTCWSLLNRSAVKIPGTDTPYLRRGDPCGHDWVPAECDVSIRPGWFWHASESPKSARTLLDIYYSSVGRNCLLLLNVPPNTSGLIADEDIQVLQEFNELRNAIFSNNLAENGIPSASSTRGPQFSCHNVLEEGIYSYWAPEEDQSDWVLYFDFEEFVSFNVLQVQEPIHMGQRVSEFHLDILDESREWKRLISGTTVGYKRLLRFPKVETQGLRFVVDRSRADPLISYLGIHMDPFSILSNISDTSFSSQPYVNGSQPYPNGSQAHFNASHAHLNGSQFLRQISPNHSQVSTI, from the exons ATGATGAAAAATTCTCACAatcccaaaacccaaaaccccaAATTCGCCACACCCACCTTCATTCTCATCCTCCTCTCACTGTTATCCTCGACacctttatcttcttcttcacaccGGAAACCACCTCCTCTTCCCATTTTGCCCCTCCCTACTTCACGGCAGCTCTCATGGCAGCTAGGTAACATGGCCATGTTCCTCCACTTCGGACCCAACACCTTCACCGACTCCGAATGGGGTTCCGGCCACGCCCACCCTTCCGTCTTCTTCCCCACTCGCTTCAACGCCTCTCAGTGGATCCAGGTCGCCAAGGACTCGGGATTTTCACGGGTGATCTTGACCGCTAAACACCACGATGGATTCTGTCTCTGGCCGTCCAATTACACTGATTATTCGGTGCGATCGAGTCCATGGAGGGGCGGGACTGGTGATGTTGTTGCTGAATTGGCTGAGGCTGCTAGAGAAGCGGGAATCGGGTTGGGGCTCTATCTTTCTCCGTGGGATCGGCATGAGGAGTGCTATGGGAAGACTCTGGAGTACAATGAGTACTATATGGGGCAGATGACCGAGTTGCTGACAAG ATATGGAGTGATCAAGCATGTGTTTTTAGACGGTGCAAAAGGAGCGGGGGAGAAGGACATGGAGTATTTCTTTGATTGTTGGTTTAGTCTCATTCATCAGCTCCAGCCGGAGGCTG ATTTTTCCGATGCTGGTCCTGACACAAGATGGATAGGAGATGAGGCTGGTGTTGCTGGGTCTACTTGCTGGTCACTTTTAAACCGTAGTGCTGTAAAGATACCAGGCACTGATACCCC ATATTTACGAAGAGGGGATCCATGTGGGCATGACTGGGTACCTGCAGAGTGTGATGTCTCCATCAGACCCGGCTGGTTTTGGCACGCATCAGAATCTCCGAAGTCTGCAAGGACCCTTCTTGACATATACTACAGTTCAGTTGGAAGAAACTGTCTCTTGTTACTGAATGTGCCCCCAAACACTTCTGGTCTCATAGCAGATGAAGATATACAAGTGCTCCAAGAATTTAATGAACTACGAAATGCCATATTTTCCAACAACCTGGCAGAGAATGGTATTCCAAGTGCCAGCAGTACAAGAGGACCTCAGTTCAGCTGCCACAATGTCCTGGAAGAAGGAATATACTCCTATTGGGCTCCTGAGGAGGATCAATCCGATTGGGTTTTATATTTTGACTTTGAAGAATTTGTATCTTTCAATGTTCTGCAAGTTCAAGAGCCAATTCACATGGGGCAGCGGGTTAGTGAGTTCCATCTCGATATCCTTGATGAGAGTAGGGAATGGAAAAGATTGATTAGTGGCACAACAGTGGGGTATAAAAGGCTCCTAAGATTTCCCAAGGTCGAAACCCAGGGGTTGAGGTTTGTTGTTGACAGGTCTCGAGCAGACCCATTGATTTCTTATTTGGGTATTCATATGGatcctttttccattttgagCAACATATCTGACACAAGCTTTAGCTCTCAACCATACGTCAATGGCAGTCAACCCTACCCCAATGGCAGTCAGGCTCACTTCAATGCAAGTCACGCACACCTCAATGGGAGCCAATTTCTTCGGCAAATTTCACCCAACCATTCTCAGGTTTCCACAATTTAG
- the LOC117915614 gene encoding protein N-lysine methyltransferase METTL21A-like isoform X2, which produces MEPDRLNSPNTSAIMFEVLGHQLQFSQDPNSKHLGTTVWDASMVFVKFLERNCRKGRFSPSKLKGKRVIELGAGCGVAGFGMALLGCDVVSTDQTEVLPLLMRNVERNTSRIMQMNPGSDSFGSVEVAELDWGNEDHIKAVNPPFDFIIGTDVVYAEHLLDPLLRTIFALSGPKTTILLGYEIRSTNVHEQMLDMWKQNFEMDRKYQHPSIQLFIMGLKPSAETPETSSPPINWETNEIGTRETENSQDKNGDSSNETIESVDFVSDKVKEDGILLRGLQNGKLNEWEARRYGSMAARLLRDVKIT; this is translated from the exons ATGGAGCCTGACAG GCTAAACTCTCCAAACACATCAGCAATTATGTTTGAAGTTCTGGGTCATCAATTGCAGTTTTCTCAG GATCCCAATTCGAAGCATTTAGGAACTACGGTTTGGGATGCATCAATGGTATTTGTGAAATTTCTG GAGAGGAATTGCAGAAAGGGAAGGTTTAGCCCATCTAAATTGAAAGGAAAACGTGTTATTGAACTTGGAGCAGGTTGTGGAGTAGCTGGATTTG GCATGGCATTGCTAGGATGTGATGTAGTTTCAACAGATCAAACTGAAGTCTTGCCATTACTAATGAGAAATGTTGAACGTAATACTTCAAGGATCATGCAGATGAATCCTGGTTCAG ATTCATTTGGTTCTGTTGAGGTAGCAGAGCTGGACTGGGGAAATGAAGATCATATAAAGGCAGTTAATCCaccatttgatttcattattggCACTGATGTT GTTTATGCAGAGCATCTCTTGGACCCACTATTGAGGACAATATTTGCTTTATCGGGACCAAAAACCACAATTTTG CTGGGATATGAGATCCGTTCAACTAATGTCCATGAACAAATGCTTGACATGTGGAAGCAAAATTTTGAG ATGGACAGGAAGTACCAACATCCGAGCATCCAGCTTTTCATTATGGGATTAAAACCCTCAGCAGAGACTCCAGAGACTTCATCCCCCCCAATCAATTGGGAAACAAATGAGATTGGAACAAGAGAAACTGAAAATAGTCAGGATAAGAATGGTGATAGTAGCAATGAAACCATTGAATCAGTTGATTTTGTCAGTGACAAGGTGAAGGAAGATGGCATACTGCTGAGAGGACTTCAGAATGGGAAGCTAAATGAGTGGGAAGCAAGGAGATATGGCTCTATGGCTGCTCGTCTTCTTCGAGATGTCAAGATAACTTAA
- the LOC117915614 gene encoding protein N-lysine methyltransferase METTL21A-like isoform X1 produces MEPDRLNSPNTSAIMFEVLGHQLQFSQDPNSKHLGTTVWDASMVFVKFLERNCRKGRFSPSKLKGKRVIELGAGCGVAGFGMALLGCDVVSTDQTEVLPLLMRNVERNTSRIMQMNPGSDSFGSVEVAELDWGNEDHIKAVNPPFDFIIGTDVVYAEHLLDPLLRTIFALSGPKTTILLGYEIRSTNVHEQMLDMWKQNFEVKIIPKAKMDRKYQHPSIQLFIMGLKPSAETPETSSPPINWETNEIGTRETENSQDKNGDSSNETIESVDFVSDKVKEDGILLRGLQNGKLNEWEARRYGSMAARLLRDVKIT; encoded by the exons ATGGAGCCTGACAG GCTAAACTCTCCAAACACATCAGCAATTATGTTTGAAGTTCTGGGTCATCAATTGCAGTTTTCTCAG GATCCCAATTCGAAGCATTTAGGAACTACGGTTTGGGATGCATCAATGGTATTTGTGAAATTTCTG GAGAGGAATTGCAGAAAGGGAAGGTTTAGCCCATCTAAATTGAAAGGAAAACGTGTTATTGAACTTGGAGCAGGTTGTGGAGTAGCTGGATTTG GCATGGCATTGCTAGGATGTGATGTAGTTTCAACAGATCAAACTGAAGTCTTGCCATTACTAATGAGAAATGTTGAACGTAATACTTCAAGGATCATGCAGATGAATCCTGGTTCAG ATTCATTTGGTTCTGTTGAGGTAGCAGAGCTGGACTGGGGAAATGAAGATCATATAAAGGCAGTTAATCCaccatttgatttcattattggCACTGATGTT GTTTATGCAGAGCATCTCTTGGACCCACTATTGAGGACAATATTTGCTTTATCGGGACCAAAAACCACAATTTTG CTGGGATATGAGATCCGTTCAACTAATGTCCATGAACAAATGCTTGACATGTGGAAGCAAAATTTTGAGGTGAAAATTATTCCTAAAGCAAAG ATGGACAGGAAGTACCAACATCCGAGCATCCAGCTTTTCATTATGGGATTAAAACCCTCAGCAGAGACTCCAGAGACTTCATCCCCCCCAATCAATTGGGAAACAAATGAGATTGGAACAAGAGAAACTGAAAATAGTCAGGATAAGAATGGTGATAGTAGCAATGAAACCATTGAATCAGTTGATTTTGTCAGTGACAAGGTGAAGGAAGATGGCATACTGCTGAGAGGACTTCAGAATGGGAAGCTAAATGAGTGGGAAGCAAGGAGATATGGCTCTATGGCTGCTCGTCTTCTTCGAGATGTCAAGATAACTTAA